The sequence ATCCAAGCACTTCAACCTGGTTCAGATAACCATTGTTTGCAGCCCATTCTGTTATCTTTCGGGTAGCCTCAAACTCGCCCCTCGACACCCGTGCTGAGGCAATTTCTATCCGGTCAACCTTCACATCGGCAAGCAGCTTTTTGGCCATAGTGAGTTTTTCCAGCTCACTAAAAGAAACCCCTGAAGTCTGCTCACCATCGCGCAAGGTTGTATCCATAACCTCTATGTACTTATTATTCTGCAATGGCTTTGACATATTACTTACTTTTTTGATTTTGCCGGAATCTTAAAATCCGGCTATAATATCGTTTACTTTTTCGCAACTCAGACAAAGAGTCCACAACCATAAAAGAAAGAAGGGACCTCTCATAAAGAGATCCCGCAACAACTAACTTTCTGGTCTTAATTTACGCACCTGGCTGCCTGTTGTCCATAGTTCAGAATCATGAAGTGCTTTCAGTTCTTCATGCAGTTTTTCTCTGTAATCCGGCTGACTGTTGATATCGATGGCACGTTGAGCTTCTTCCCCGCTGGCTACTTTTTGGTAAAGTTCGTCAAAAACGGGTTCCAGTGCTTTCTGAAATTTAGGGTACCAGTCAAGCGCTCCGCGCTGGGCAGTAGTGGAACAATTGGCATACATCCAATCCATTCCTTTTTGTGCTACCAAGGGCATCAGGCTTTGGGTAAGCTCTTCAACCGTTTCATTGAAGGCTTCGGAAGGAGAATGTCCATTCTTTCTCAACACATTAAACTGTGCCTGGAAGAGTCCCTGTATGGCGCCCATCAGGCTGCCACGTTCACCGGTGAGGTCACTGAACACTTCCTTCTCAAAAGTAGTCTCAAACAAGTAACCACTTCCTACACCTATTCCCAGGGCAATTACCCGATTCCATGCATTGCCGGTGGCATCCTGGTGAATGGCATAGCTTGAATTCACGCCCCGGCCTTCTTTAAACAGACTGCGCAGGCTGGTGCCTGAACCTTTGGGAGCTACCATGATGACATCTACGTTGTCCGGAGGTATCACCTTGCTTCGATCTTTATATGTTATTGAAAAACCATGAGAAAAATACAGTGCATCTCCTTCATTCAGGTTTTGCTTCACCTGGTCCCAAATCATCATCTGAGCAGCATCTGAAACAAGATACTGTACAATGGTTCCTCTTTTAACTGCTTCCCCTACAGGAAACAAGGTTTTATCAGGCTCCCATCCGTCATTTACAGCTTTATTCCAATCATCTTTGAATTCAGGTGCCTGACCAACGACAACATCAATACCATTATCCTTCAGGTTTAATGCCTGAGCCGGTCCCTGAACGCCATATCCGATGACTGCAACCGTTTCGTTCTTTAAAGTTTCTTTCGCTTTTTCCAGTGGAAACTCTTCTCTGGTTACCACATTTTCTTCTTCACTACCAAAGCGTATTTTCGCCATAATGTACTATTTTTAATTTGATTATTTAAAGGATTCTACAATATATTGGCCAACTTGCCATCTGACTTGGTGAAAGTAGATTTTACCGACCTGATATACCGGACATCACAGTGTTTTTTCATTTCCTCAATGATCTGGTTGATCTCCGACTGAGTACCTGACTTTTCAAAATAGGTATTGTCGGAATTGACCTTCATGAGTCTTACATCGTATTTTCTGATCAGAGCTTCTATTTCCGAAGACTCAAGCATTTGATTGGTCGGGATTTTAAAAAGGGTTGTCTCGTGCTGAGTTGTATTCTCCTCTTTACGGGCGAAAGCATCAAACACCTCCACCTGCTTTTCTATTTGTTTAAGCACCTTGTTAACCTGCTCCTCCGAAATTTTAAGAAGAATGTTGAACCGGTGAATGCCTTCATACTCGGAGCCGGAGACAGTCAGACTCTCAATATTCAGTTTTCTGCGCGTAAAAATATTGGCTATACGACTGAGCAAACCGGGATGATTTTCTGTAAATACGGTAATGGTATAAAATTCTTTCTCTTCTTTCATATCTCTTAAATTTATTGGTTTTTTATAATTACGATTCATTTTCATTTTCACTTTCCTTCGATGGACCGAGCATGATATCCGAAACGCTGGTGCCCGGAGCAATCATTGGGAAGACATTATCCTCTTTTTCCACAACAACTTCCAGTAAATAGGGGCCCTCGGTTGCAAACATTGCATCGAGCGCTTCAGGTACTTCAGAAAGCTGCGTGATTCTGCTTGCATTCAGCCCGTATCCTTCGGCTATTTTCATATAGTTCGGACTTGTTATTGGAGTTGAGGCATACCGTTTTTTAAAAAACAATTGCTGCCACTGACGGACCATTCCAAGATACGAATTATTCAGAATAATGATTTTCAAAGGAATATTGGACTGAGCGATTGTACCCAGTTCCTGCATAGTCATTTGAAAGCCACCATCACCTACTACTGCAACAACCTGCCGGTTGGGGGTCCCTATCTGAGCCCCCAAAGCCGCAGGCAGACCAAATCCCATAGTTCCCAGGCCACCTGAAGTAATAAGGCTTCTTGGATGTGTAAAATGAAAATACCGGCATGCTATCATCTGATGCTGTCCCACATCGGTTACGAGAAGGGGTTCTTTTCCCTTTTCGTTCAACTCTAGGATCACATCCGTCATCCGAATATGTTTATGGTATTTATCGTAATGCTCCTTCAATATCTTGTCATATTCTTCCTGCTCATATTCCCGGAACTGCCTGATCCATTCGGGAAATGCGTTTTCCTTTACCTGTTCGGTAAGATAGGGAAGCGTTTTCTTGACATCTCCAAGTATCGGAACATCCACCTTAACATTTTTATCTATTTCGGCCGGATCAATGTCCATATGAATTATCCGGGCATTTTTCCCGTAGGTGCTCAATTTTCCTGTAACCCTGTCGTCAAAGCGCATGCCTATTGAAATAAGCAAATCGGCTTCATTGGTCAGAACATTGGGGGCATAATTGCCATGCATGCCCAACCATCCGACATAATTGGGATAATCATTGGGTATAGCCGAAAGTCCTAACAGGGTTGATGCAGCCGGAATACCGGTTTTATCCAGAAAATCCTTCAATTCCTTTTCGGCCTGTCCCAGAATCACACCCTGACCAATAAGCGCCATAGGTTTTTCCGAATTATCAATCAATTCAGCAGCCTGTTCAATCTGGTCCATTTCAATGTCGGGGACAGGTTTATAACTTCGTATTTCATTACATTTTTCATAATGAAAATCCAGTTCACCAAATTGTGCATTCTTGGTAAGATCAATAAGTACGGGGCCAGGCCGGCCTGATCGTGCAATGTAAAATGCTTTGGCTATGGCTCCGGGTATTTCTTCGGGTTTGGTAATCTGAAAATTCCATTTCGTGACCGGAGCGGAAACACCGATAATATCGACCTCCTGAAAACCATCGGTACCAAGGAGCGTGTCAGGTACCTGGCCGGTAATGCACACCAGGGGTGTGGAATCAATATTGGCATCGGATATGCCAGTCATCAGGTTGGTAGCCCCCGGACCTGAGGTAGCCATAACAACCCCGGTTTCTCCGGAAGCTCTTGCATAACCCTGTGCAGCATGCACTGCTCCCTGCTCGTGACGCACAAGCAAATGATTAAGACTTTTTTCATAATTCATCAAACTGTCATATACAGGCATGATAGAGCCGCCGGGATAACCAAATATTTGATTTACCCCCTCTTCCAGGAGGGATAAAATAACGGCTTCCGCCCCTTTTACCCTTTTCTTAACCGAACCGGTTTGTGTTTTGGATCTTGATTCTGGTGCTTCCATATATTCGCAAAATTTAAATATTTTAATAACTTTGTGATCGACAGTGTATAAAACTGACTGTTTTAAATTGACAGTGAGCCTGCCTGCTGATTCCTATTCGTTGCCCTGCGGAGGCTCCAAAAGCATATCCGAAACAGATGCTCCCGGTGGGATCATCGGAAATACATTGTCTTCCTGCTCAACTACAACTTCCAACAAATAGGGGCCCTCTGCATCAAACATTTCCTCCATGGCAGAAAAAAGCTCCTCTGAACGGGATATTCTTCTGGCCTTTATTCCGTAACTTTCTCCCAGTTTTTCGTAATCGGGACTGGTTATGGGCGTAAACGAATATCTTTTCTCAAAAAAGAGTTCTTGCCATTGTCTTACCATTCCGAGGTAAGAATTGTTAAGCACCACAATCTTAACGGGCAATCTGGCCTGAGCAATGGTTCCCAATTCCTGAACGGTCATCTGAATGCCGCCATCACCGACAACAGCAACGACGTTTCTGCCGGGTTGGCCTGCCTGTGCCCCCATAGCGGCAGGGAGAGCAAACCCCATGGTTCCCAAACCACCAGAAGTAATGTTGCTTCGGCTCTGATCAAACTGGAAATAACGGGAAGCAGCCATCTGATGTTGCCCTACATCAGTTACGAGCAGGGGATTCCGTTCCAGTTTATTCAATGTCAGTATGACCGCTGCCATGTTGATGGGTCCTTCTTCGCTTATCTTGTCTTTATATAGTTTCTGAATCTCTTGCTTTTCATGCTCTCTGAAGCTTTCCAGCCAGGTTTCATGGTTTTGGGGTTTGACTTCCTCTGTCAGGTATGGCAGAGTTTCCTTAACATCTCCGAGAACGGCAACATCCACTTTTACGTTCTTATTGATCTCTGCCGGATCGATTTCCATATGGATTACTTTGGCATTTTTGCCATAAGTGCTCAATTTCCCTGTTACCCTGTCATCAAATCGCATTCCAATGGATATAAGAAGGTCTGCCTCATCGGTAAGAACATTCGGTCCATAATTGCCATGCATGCCGAGCATTCCCACATAGTTGGGATAGTTGGTTGGTACTGCCGAAAGACCCAATAAAGTGCAGGCTGCAGGGATATTTGTTTTTTTTAGAAATTTTCTCAGTTCCTCTTCAGCACTACCAAGAATAGCCCCTTGTCCAACCAAAGCAAGTGGTTTTTCTGCCTGGTTGATTAATTCAGCGGCTTCTGAAATCTGGCTGTGCTCAGTTTCAGGAACCGGTACATAGCTAGGGATGTGATTGCATCTTTTATAGTCAAAATCCACTTCTCCAAATTGGGCATTCTTGGTAATATCGATCAAGACCGGGCCAGGTCTTCCTGAATGGGCAATATAAAATGCCTTTGCAATGGTTTCTTGTATTTCATCAGGCTTGGTAATCTGATAATTCCATTTGGTAACGGCAGAAGAAACACTAATCACATCAACTTCCTGAAAAGCATCGGTGCCCAGGAGACTATCATTTACCTGGCCTGTTATACACACTATGGGTGTTGAATCTATATTGGCATCGGAAATACCGGTTATCAGATTGGTAGCACCGGGTCCCGAGGTGACAAAAACCACTCCTGTTTTTCCTGTGGCTCTTGCATAGCCCTGGGCTGCATGCACAGCTCCCTGTTCATGACGTACCAGCAGATGCTCAAGGGAATTTCTATAACCATAAAGAGAATCGTAGACAGGCATGATGGCTCCCCCGGGATAACCGAATACCTTATTGACTCCCTCTTCTAAAAGGGATAGAATCATTGCTTCTGCACCCTTAACTCTCCGAATATTTGGCTTTGTTTTGGTCTCAAGTCCTGGTTTTGTTTCTGTAAATTTCATAGGTCATAGATTTTTCATATGGTTCGAATGGCTCCCAGATCTGCAGAAGTTACCATTTTTGAATATATTTGAAGCGCCTTTGATACGACTCTATTTCTATTTCTTGGAACAAAGGCTTTATCCTGATGTTGTTCTTCATCTGCTCTGCGTTTCTGCAGCTCTTCATTACTCAGCCGGGCATGAATGGTTCTTCCGGGAATGTCGATCTCAATGATATCGCCTTCACAAAGGAGGGCGATCTCACCACCGGCAGCCGCCTCGGGTGACACATGACCGATCGAAAGGCCGGAAGTACCTCCTGAAAACCTGCCATCGGTAATCAATGCACAATCCTTATCCAGTTTTTTGGATTTTATATACGATGTGGGATAGAGCATCTCCTGCATTCCCGGGCCACCCGACGGCCCTTCAAAAAGGATCAAAACTATATCACCGGGAACAATCTCATCGTTCAGTATGGCCTCGCAAGCTTCGTCCTGTGAGTGATAAATTTTAGCACGACCTGTAAACTGAAGAACGGAGGGGTCTACTCCTGCTGTTTTCACAATGCAGCCGTTCCTGGCTATATTTCCATACAACACAGCCAATCCCCCATCCTTCTCATAAGCATGTTCGATATCCCGTATGCATCCAGCCTCACGGTCTGTATCCAGATGCTCGTACTGCGTTGCCTGACTTCCCAGCTCAAGATTTCTGAAATTGCCGGGGGCAGATTTATAAACCGTCAGAGCTGTTTCTTTGGGTTCACGTGCAGTGATATCATAACTTCTTAACACTTCCTCAAGTTTTGTGCCTTCTACTCTCGGTAACTCAGGATTTAAAAGGCCTCCTTTGTTCAGTTCTTTCATAATGCCCAAAACGCCCCCTGCCCTGTTTACATCTTCAATATGATATTTCGAGCTTGGGGCTACCTTGGAAAGCACCGGGATATTCCTGGAGAGATTATCAATGTCTTTCATATAAAATTCCACTTCTCCTTCCCGCGCAATGGCCAAAAGGTGAAGCACCGTATTGGTGGATCCTCCCATAGCAATATCCAGCGACATGGCATTCATAAATGCTTCGCGGGTAGCGATGGCTCGGGGGAGTACACTGCTGTCCCCTTCAAAATAATAACTTTTTGCATTCTCAACGATCAGCCGTGCGGCATTCAGCATCAATTTCCTGCGGTTTGCGTGGGTAGCCAACACCGTGCCATTACCCGGCAACGCCAATCCAAGTGCTTCAGCCAGGCAGTTCATAGAATTGGCAGTGAACATGCCCGAACAGGAACCACAGGTGGGACATGCTGAACGTTCGGTTTGTGCCAGTTGCTGATCGGTATAACCTGCATCGGCACCCCGGACAATAGCATCCACCAGATCAAGAGATTCTCCGTTGCTCTTTCCGGCTTCCATAGGGCCGCCCGAAACATACACAAAGGGTATATTTAACCGCAGGGCCGCCATAAGCATACCGGGCACAATTTTATCGCAGTTGC comes from Bacteroidales bacterium and encodes:
- the ilvB gene encoding biosynthetic-type acetolactate synthase large subunit — encoded protein: MEAPESRSKTQTGSVKKRVKGAEAVILSLLEEGVNQIFGYPGGSIMPVYDSLMNYEKSLNHLLVRHEQGAVHAAQGYARASGETGVVMATSGPGATNLMTGISDANIDSTPLVCITGQVPDTLLGTDGFQEVDIIGVSAPVTKWNFQITKPEEIPGAIAKAFYIARSGRPGPVLIDLTKNAQFGELDFHYEKCNEIRSYKPVPDIEMDQIEQAAELIDNSEKPMALIGQGVILGQAEKELKDFLDKTGIPAASTLLGLSAIPNDYPNYVGWLGMHGNYAPNVLTNEADLLISIGMRFDDRVTGKLSTYGKNARIIHMDIDPAEIDKNVKVDVPILGDVKKTLPYLTEQVKENAFPEWIRQFREYEQEEYDKILKEHYDKYHKHIRMTDVILELNEKGKEPLLVTDVGQHQMIACRYFHFTHPRSLITSGGLGTMGFGLPAALGAQIGTPNRQVVAVVGDGGFQMTMQELGTIAQSNIPLKIIILNNSYLGMVRQWQQLFFKKRYASTPITSPNYMKIAEGYGLNASRITQLSEVPEALDAMFATEGPYLLEVVVEKEDNVFPMIAPGTSVSDIMLGPSKESENENES
- the ilvD gene encoding dihydroxy-acid dehydratase, translated to MEEDKASNRKNQLRSRKTTVGRQRTGARSLWRANGMQDDHFGQPVIAIANSFTQFVPGHVHLHETGQMIKSEIEKLGCFAAEFNTIAIDDGIAMGHEGMLYSLPSREIIADSIEYMCNAHKADALIAIGNCDKIVPGMLMAALRLNIPFVYVSGGPMEAGKSNGESLDLVDAIVRGADAGYTDQQLAQTERSACPTCGSCSGMFTANSMNCLAEALGLALPGNGTVLATHANRRKLMLNAARLIVENAKSYYFEGDSSVLPRAIATREAFMNAMSLDIAMGGSTNTVLHLLAIAREGEVEFYMKDIDNLSRNIPVLSKVAPSSKYHIEDVNRAGGVLGIMKELNKGGLLNPELPRVEGTKLEEVLRSYDITAREPKETALTVYKSAPGNFRNLELGSQATQYEHLDTDREAGCIRDIEHAYEKDGGLAVLYGNIARNGCIVKTAGVDPSVLQFTGRAKIYHSQDEACEAILNDEIVPGDIVLILFEGPSGGPGMQEMLYPTSYIKSKKLDKDCALITDGRFSGGTSGLSIGHVSPEAAAGGEIALLCEGDIIEIDIPGRTIHARLSNEELQKRRADEEQHQDKAFVPRNRNRVVSKALQIYSKMVTSADLGAIRTI
- the ilvC gene encoding ketol-acid reductoisomerase translates to MAKIRFGSEEENVVTREEFPLEKAKETLKNETVAVIGYGVQGPAQALNLKDNGIDVVVGQAPEFKDDWNKAVNDGWEPDKTLFPVGEAVKRGTIVQYLVSDAAQMMIWDQVKQNLNEGDALYFSHGFSITYKDRSKVIPPDNVDVIMVAPKGSGTSLRSLFKEGRGVNSSYAIHQDATGNAWNRVIALGIGVGSGYLFETTFEKEVFSDLTGERGSLMGAIQGLFQAQFNVLRKNGHSPSEAFNETVEELTQSLMPLVAQKGMDWMYANCSTTAQRGALDWYPKFQKALEPVFDELYQKVASGEEAQRAIDINSQPDYREKLHEELKALHDSELWTTGSQVRKLRPES
- the ilvN gene encoding acetolactate synthase small subunit, with translation MKEEKEFYTITVFTENHPGLLSRIANIFTRRKLNIESLTVSGSEYEGIHRFNILLKISEEQVNKVLKQIEKQVEVFDAFARKEENTTQHETTLFKIPTNQMLESSEIEALIRKYDVRLMKVNSDNTYFEKSGTQSEINQIIEEMKKHCDVRYIRSVKSTFTKSDGKLANIL
- the ilvB gene encoding biosynthetic-type acetolactate synthase large subunit — protein: MKFTETKPGLETKTKPNIRRVKGAEAMILSLLEEGVNKVFGYPGGAIMPVYDSLYGYRNSLEHLLVRHEQGAVHAAQGYARATGKTGVVFVTSGPGATNLITGISDANIDSTPIVCITGQVNDSLLGTDAFQEVDVISVSSAVTKWNYQITKPDEIQETIAKAFYIAHSGRPGPVLIDITKNAQFGEVDFDYKRCNHIPSYVPVPETEHSQISEAAELINQAEKPLALVGQGAILGSAEEELRKFLKKTNIPAACTLLGLSAVPTNYPNYVGMLGMHGNYGPNVLTDEADLLISIGMRFDDRVTGKLSTYGKNAKVIHMEIDPAEINKNVKVDVAVLGDVKETLPYLTEEVKPQNHETWLESFREHEKQEIQKLYKDKISEEGPINMAAVILTLNKLERNPLLVTDVGQHQMAASRYFQFDQSRSNITSGGLGTMGFALPAAMGAQAGQPGRNVVAVVGDGGIQMTVQELGTIAQARLPVKIVVLNNSYLGMVRQWQELFFEKRYSFTPITSPDYEKLGESYGIKARRISRSEELFSAMEEMFDAEGPYLLEVVVEQEDNVFPMIPPGASVSDMLLEPPQGNE